The proteins below come from a single Pararge aegeria chromosome 23, ilParAegt1.1, whole genome shotgun sequence genomic window:
- the LOC120634327 gene encoding uncharacterized protein LOC120634327, with product MKIALICLVAFASLVRADDSDHTMETAINFIKDCRGDFNLCVKEKLLRIVDNLRATRSISIAEGVVLKGEPDVRSGKKLDSLPEDPTARDAEVNYRLMDGVVSLFETHAIEVKMNDADKAEMQRSLEEGRGKKKGGSGIGGIIGLIGAKVLLGKLFIVKLIALKALATAKIALVLAAVLFVAWCLKQDHTKTTYEVVPHPVHHESHHAPHVEHIAHDLGGGHGGYSYGSDWNKNIDDSQNLAYSAYSPHK from the exons ATGAAGATTGCTTTAATCTGCCTGGTCGCTTTTGCGTCCCTTGTTAGAGCGGACGATAGCGACCACACGATGGAAACGGCAATCAACTTCATAAAGGACTGTAGGGGAGATTTCAACTTGTGTGTTAAG gagAAATTGTTGAGAATCGTCGATAATTTAAGAGCAACAAGAAGTATTTCAATTGCTGAAGGTGTTGTTCTTAAGGGAGAACCAGACGTAAGGTCTGGCAAAAAGTTAGATTCCCTGCCAGAAGATCCTACAGCCAGAGATGCCGAAGTTAATTACAGACTTATGGATGGTGTTGTCAGCCTCTTCGAAACTCACGCCATTGAAGTTAAGATGAACGATGCTGATAAAGCTGAAATGCAGCGATCTCTTGAAGAAG GTCGCGGCAAGAAGAAGGGTGGTAGCGGAATCGGTGGAATCATCGGATTAATTGGAGCCAAAGTACTTCTTGGAAAGCTTTTCATTGTGAAACTCATCGCGTTGAAGGCGTTAGCAACAGCTAAGATTGCATTAGTCCTGGCAGCAGTACTCTTCGTTGCTTGGTGTTTGAAACAGGACCATACAAAGACCACATACGAAGTGGTACCCCACCCTGTACACCACGAGTCTCACCACGCTCCTCACGTGGAACATATAGCTCATGATTTAGGAGGCGGTCATGGAGGGTACAGCTACGGCTCAGATTGGAACAAGAACATTGATGACAGTCAAAATCTAGCATACAGCGCCTACTCACcccacaaataa